Proteins encoded in a region of the Lysobacterales bacterium genome:
- a CDS encoding DUF962 domain-containing protein has translation MNTTDQATSAAEARPVDRWFANYAGDHRNATNQAIHVVCVPLILWSVIALLWLIPVPPALGRDGAWAGMAMAMAAIYYYRLSRSLGLVMALKLVALGFLTHLLYGALGATSLLWLAIAVFVVAWIGQFIGHRYEGKKPSFFTDLVYLLIGPAWVMGKLMRRLRIPL, from the coding sequence ATGAACACCACCGACCAAGCCACGTCCGCCGCCGAGGCGCGCCCTGTCGACCGCTGGTTCGCGAACTACGCGGGCGACCACCGCAACGCCACCAACCAGGCGATCCACGTGGTCTGCGTGCCCTTGATCCTGTGGTCGGTGATCGCCTTGCTCTGGCTGATTCCGGTGCCGCCGGCACTGGGCCGCGATGGGGCCTGGGCGGGCATGGCCATGGCGATGGCGGCGATCTACTACTACCGGCTGTCGCGCTCGCTGGGGCTGGTCATGGCGCTCAAGCTGGTCGCGCTGGGCTTCCTCACGCACCTGCTGTACGGAGCGCTCGGCGCGACGAGCCTGCTGTGGCTGGCGATCGCGGTATTTGTGGTCGCCTGGATCGGCCAGTTCATCGGCCATCGCTACGAGGGCAAGAAGCCCAGCTTCTTCACCGACCTCGTCTATCTGCTGATCGGCCCGGCCTGGGTGATGGGCAAGCTGATGCGGCGGCTGCGGATTCCGCTGTAG
- a CDS encoding helix-turn-helix domain-containing protein, whose protein sequence is MDEKLFSELLESVTEMGEITRGERAPSREFTVTAVNVKRIRVATGLSQAKFARVVAVPLGTLRNWEQGRREPTGPAKVLLKALERDPQSVLEAIS, encoded by the coding sequence ATGGACGAGAAACTCTTTTCGGAACTACTTGAAAGCGTAACCGAGATGGGAGAGATCACTCGGGGGGAACGCGCGCCATCGCGGGAGTTCACAGTCACGGCTGTCAACGTCAAGAGAATTCGGGTGGCGACCGGCTTGTCACAGGCCAAGTTCGCACGTGTGGTTGCGGTTCCGTTAGGCACACTCAGAAACTGGGAGCAGGGTCGCCGCGAACCCACAGGTCCAGCCAAGGTTCTGCTTAAGGCGCTGGAAAGGGATCCGCAATCCGTGCTCGAAGCGATCTCTTGA
- a CDS encoding N-methyl-D-aspartate receptor NMDAR2C subunit: protein MTPHPIDLEFRLAWHAVGAQDGADTCLAALRRAWREPQRHYHSLQHLSECLDLLRAHRELAERPDELVLALWFHDAIYDPRAKDNEQRSADWATQALSEAGADPAATARIHALILDTAHAAEPAPGDPSLLVDIDLAILGAAPERFAEYEQQVRAEYAWVPGFLFRYKRRQLLREFARREPLYRTPALRERLQAQARINLADAIG from the coding sequence ATGACGCCGCACCCGATCGACCTCGAATTCCGGCTGGCCTGGCACGCAGTCGGCGCACAGGATGGCGCCGACACCTGCCTCGCTGCCCTGCGACGCGCCTGGCGCGAGCCGCAGCGGCACTACCACAGCCTGCAGCATCTGTCGGAATGCCTGGACCTGCTGCGCGCGCACCGCGAACTGGCCGAGCGGCCGGACGAACTTGTGCTGGCGCTGTGGTTTCACGATGCCATCTACGACCCGCGCGCCAAGGACAACGAGCAGCGCAGCGCCGACTGGGCGACGCAAGCGCTCAGCGAGGCCGGCGCCGATCCCGCAGCGACAGCGCGCATCCACGCCCTGATCCTCGACACCGCGCATGCCGCCGAACCCGCGCCGGGTGACCCCAGCCTGCTGGTCGACATCGACCTCGCCATCCTCGGCGCAGCCCCCGAACGCTTCGCCGAGTACGAGCAGCAAGTGCGCGCCGAGTACGCCTGGGTGCCGGGCTTCCTCTTCCGCTACAAGCGCCGGCAGCTGCTGCGCGAATTCGCTAGGCGCGAGCCGCTGTACCGTACGCCGGCCCTGCGCGAGCGACTGCAGGCCCAGGCGCGGATCAACCTGGCGGACGCCATCGGCTGA
- a CDS encoding nuclease: MDFKQLDQTLRDSLADLSLSVDERDELRELGQSLSADAVRYLRNRAFALVRELVVDPAQAQPALKWLEQVVKTLDLKAQAAREPASAHFSPGESCRQKILSLCRAARAQIDVCVFTLADDVLAEALLACHRRGIAVRLLTDNDKAFDAGSDVAWLRDQGLPVRVDRSEFHMHHKFAIFDARVLLNGSFNWTRSASSSNEENLLVIEHAPLVADYRAEFERLWSRHG, translated from the coding sequence ATGGACTTCAAGCAGCTCGACCAGACCCTGCGCGACAGCCTTGCGGATCTCAGCCTGAGCGTCGACGAGCGCGACGAGCTGCGCGAGCTGGGCCAGTCGCTGTCGGCGGACGCGGTCCGCTACCTGCGCAATCGCGCGTTCGCCCTGGTGCGCGAGCTGGTCGTCGACCCGGCCCAGGCGCAGCCGGCGCTGAAGTGGCTGGAACAGGTGGTGAAGACCCTGGACCTGAAAGCGCAGGCCGCACGCGAGCCGGCCAGCGCGCATTTCAGCCCGGGCGAAAGTTGCCGGCAGAAGATCCTGTCGCTGTGCCGCGCAGCGCGCGCGCAGATCGACGTCTGCGTCTTCACCCTCGCGGATGATGTGCTCGCCGAGGCGCTGCTGGCCTGCCATCGCCGCGGGATCGCCGTGCGCCTGCTCACCGACAACGACAAGGCCTTCGACGCCGGCAGCGATGTGGCCTGGCTGCGGGATCAGGGGCTGCCGGTGCGGGTTGACCGCAGCGAGTTCCACATGCACCACAAGTTCGCGATTTTCGACGCGCGAGTGCTGTTGAACGGCAGCTTCAACTGGACGCGCAGCGCCAGCAGCTCGAACGAGGAGAACCTGCTGGTGATCGAGCATGCGCCGCTGGTCGCGGACTACCGCGCGGAGTTCGAGCGCCTGTGGTCGCGACATGGGTGA
- the aceK gene encoding bifunctional isocitrate dehydrogenase kinase/phosphatase yields the protein MAELSPDHNPQRSAEEARVELAATSIRDAFEGYNGHFRAITQRARRRFEQRDWLGARSDAVERIELYDRCVAAAGARLSAQLEGQSQDKALWARIHARYAELVDGLLDQELYKTFFNTLTRRFFATRGVDAAIEFVALSIAPTDRITHPVARRSYAVAGELAPVFARVLADYPFAVPYADPQACARTLAERIEQQLADWDAPAVRGLELMETVFYRERRAYLVGRVYGESRFAPIVIALMHGERGLRADALITERAQVAVLFGYTRSYFHADLETVGDAVVFLRTLLPHKPVDELYTVLGRAKQGKTERYRHLFAHLERHPDEAFVHADGERGMVMAVFTLPSYTVVFKLIRDRFAYPKTMARAEVEEKYRLVFHHDRVGRLVDAQLFRHLRFPRRQFAPALLDELLEGCRETVQADGEDLVFSHCYIERRLRPLNLYLREVEPAHAIAAIVDYGQAIKDLARSNIFPGDLLLKNFGISRAGRAIFYDYDELCFVTECRFRALPSARHEDEEMHAGAWYHVDDNDVFPEQFPRFLGLSPELRAALLEAHGEIFTVGWWLALQQDIRAGAMADVPPYPARLRV from the coding sequence ATGGCTGAGCTGTCCCCGGATCACAACCCGCAGCGCAGCGCAGAGGAAGCCCGCGTCGAACTGGCGGCGACTTCGATTCGCGATGCCTTCGAAGGCTACAACGGCCACTTCCGCGCGATCACCCAGCGCGCGCGCCGACGCTTCGAGCAGCGCGATTGGCTGGGCGCGCGCTCCGACGCGGTCGAGCGCATCGAACTGTACGACCGCTGCGTGGCCGCTGCAGGTGCGCGGCTCTCGGCCCAGCTCGAAGGGCAGTCGCAGGACAAGGCGCTGTGGGCGCGCATCCACGCGCGCTACGCCGAGCTGGTCGACGGCCTGCTCGACCAGGAGCTGTACAAGACCTTCTTCAACACCCTGACCCGGCGCTTCTTCGCCACCCGTGGCGTTGACGCCGCGATCGAGTTTGTGGCCCTGTCGATCGCACCCACCGACCGCATCACCCACCCGGTGGCGCGCCGCAGCTATGCGGTGGCGGGGGAGCTTGCCCCGGTCTTCGCGCGCGTGCTGGCCGACTATCCCTTCGCCGTGCCCTACGCCGATCCGCAGGCCTGCGCGCGCACGCTGGCCGAACGCATCGAGCAGCAGCTGGCCGACTGGGACGCCCCGGCCGTGCGCGGTCTGGAGCTGATGGAGACCGTGTTTTATCGCGAACGCCGCGCCTATCTCGTCGGCCGCGTCTACGGCGAGAGCCGCTTCGCGCCGATCGTGATCGCGCTGATGCACGGCGAGCGCGGCCTGCGCGCGGATGCGCTGATCACCGAGCGCGCCCAGGTCGCGGTGCTGTTCGGCTACACCCGCAGCTACTTCCACGCCGACCTGGAAACCGTCGGCGATGCGGTCGTGTTCCTGCGCACCCTGCTGCCGCACAAGCCGGTCGATGAGCTCTACACCGTGCTCGGCCGCGCCAAACAGGGCAAGACCGAGCGCTACCGGCACCTGTTCGCGCATCTGGAGCGCCATCCTGACGAAGCCTTCGTCCACGCCGACGGCGAGCGCGGCATGGTGATGGCGGTGTTCACCCTGCCCAGCTATACGGTGGTGTTCAAGCTGATCCGCGACCGCTTCGCCTACCCGAAGACCATGGCTCGCGCAGAGGTCGAAGAGAAGTACCGGCTGGTGTTCCACCACGACCGCGTCGGCCGTCTGGTCGATGCCCAGCTGTTCCGCCACCTGCGCTTTCCGCGCCGCCAGTTCGCGCCGGCCCTGCTCGATGAACTGCTCGAAGGCTGCCGTGAGACCGTGCAGGCCGACGGCGAAGATCTGGTGTTCTCGCACTGCTACATCGAGCGCCGTCTGCGGCCCTTGAACCTGTACCTGCGCGAGGTCGAACCCGCGCACGCGATCGCCGCTATCGTCGACTACGGCCAGGCGATCAAGGATCTCGCGCGCAGCAATATCTTTCCCGGCGATCTGCTGCTGAAGAACTTCGGCATCAGCCGCGCGGGCCGGGCCATTTTCTACGACTACGACGAGCTCTGCTTCGTCACCGAGTGCCGCTTCCGCGCCCTGCCGAGCGCGCGTCATGAGGACGAGGAAATGCACGCTGGCGCCTGGTACCACGTCGATGACAATGACGTCTTCCCGGAGCAGTTCCCGCGGTTCCTGGGCCTGTCGCCCGAGCTGCGCGCAGCCCTGCTGGAGGCCCACGGGGAGATCTTCACCGTCGGCTGGTGGCTGGCTCTGCAGCAGGACATCCGTGCCGGTGCGATGGCCGACGTGCCGCCCTATCCCGCACGGCTCCGCGTGTAG
- a CDS encoding pseudouridine synthase, with the protein MLIAFNKPYGVLCQFTDGEGRPTLADWVSVPDVYPAGRLDADSEGLLLLSDDGPLIARITQPRHKWPKTYVVQVEGEATDAQLRALAAGPRLKDGPCLPCEVTRLAGPPDGLWPRDPPVRFRKSVPESWLQVVLREGRNRQLRRMTAAVGLPTLRLIRTAIGPHALAGLRPGELQVLEAAPAVASAPFERPAVRSGRTARSTAPRRR; encoded by the coding sequence ATGCTGATCGCCTTCAACAAACCCTACGGCGTGCTCTGCCAGTTCACCGACGGCGAGGGTCGCCCGACGCTGGCCGACTGGGTGTCGGTGCCGGATGTGTATCCGGCTGGCCGCCTCGATGCCGATTCCGAGGGCCTGCTGCTGCTCAGTGACGACGGCCCACTGATCGCCCGCATCACCCAGCCGCGGCACAAATGGCCCAAGACCTATGTGGTGCAGGTCGAGGGCGAGGCCACGGACGCACAGCTGCGCGCGCTGGCCGCCGGCCCGCGGCTCAAGGACGGGCCCTGCCTGCCCTGCGAAGTGACCCGTCTTGCGGGCCCGCCCGACGGGCTGTGGCCGCGCGACCCGCCGGTGCGCTTCCGCAAATCGGTGCCCGAAAGCTGGCTGCAAGTGGTGCTGCGCGAGGGCCGCAACCGCCAGCTGCGGCGGATGACCGCGGCCGTCGGCCTGCCCACGCTGCGGCTCATCCGCACGGCCATCGGCCCGCATGCCCTGGCGGGCTTGCGTCCAGGCGAACTGCAGGTGCTAGAGGCCGCGCCCGCTGTCGCGTCCGCGCCATTCGAGCGGCCAGCTGTCCGGTCTGGCCGTACAGCGCGCTCGACGGCACCGCGCCGCCGTTAG
- the icd gene encoding NADP-dependent isocitrate dehydrogenase codes for MAEPTLTPPAGGAKITIENGKLHVPNNPIIPFIEGDGTGPDIWRASVRVLDAAVEKAYGGQRKIHWLEIYAGEKSNNQFGTWLPESTVQACRDYLVSIKGPLTTPIGGGIRSLNVALRQMLDLYVCLRPVRWFKGVPSPVKRPDQVDMVIFRENCEDIYAGIEFEQGSDENAKFLNLLKEHFPKSFGKIRFPETSGIGIKPVSKDGSERLIRAAIEYAIANGRKSVTIVHKGNIMKFTEGAFRNWGYALAEREFGDKTYTWDQWERTKAASGEKAANEEQAAAVAAGKIIIKDAIADITLQQVLTRPNEFDVIATLNLNGDYLSDALAAQVGGIGIAPGGNVNYMTGHAVFEATHGTAPKYANLDKVNPGSVILSGEMMLRYMGWTEAADAIIKSMDAAIAAKTVTYDFARLMDGATEVKCSEFADALIKAM; via the coding sequence ATGGCAGAACCGACCCTCACTCCGCCCGCCGGCGGCGCCAAGATCACCATCGAGAACGGCAAGCTGCACGTGCCGAACAACCCGATCATCCCCTTCATCGAAGGCGACGGCACCGGCCCCGACATCTGGCGCGCCTCGGTGCGCGTGCTCGATGCGGCGGTGGAGAAGGCCTACGGCGGCCAGCGCAAGATCCACTGGCTGGAGATCTACGCCGGCGAGAAGTCGAACAACCAGTTCGGCACCTGGCTGCCGGAATCCACGGTGCAGGCCTGCCGCGACTACCTCGTTTCGATCAAAGGCCCGCTGACCACGCCGATCGGCGGCGGCATCCGCTCGCTCAACGTGGCGCTGCGGCAGATGCTCGACCTCTACGTCTGCCTGCGTCCGGTGCGCTGGTTCAAGGGCGTGCCGAGCCCGGTCAAGCGTCCCGACCAGGTCGACATGGTGATCTTCCGCGAGAACTGCGAGGACATCTACGCGGGCATCGAGTTCGAGCAGGGCTCGGACGAGAACGCGAAGTTCCTGAACCTGCTGAAGGAGCACTTCCCCAAGAGCTTCGGCAAGATCCGTTTCCCCGAGACCTCGGGCATCGGCATCAAGCCGGTGTCGAAGGATGGCTCCGAGCGTCTGATCCGCGCCGCCATCGAGTACGCCATCGCCAACGGCCGCAAGTCGGTGACGATCGTGCACAAGGGCAACATCATGAAGTTCACCGAAGGGGCCTTCCGCAACTGGGGCTATGCCCTGGCGGAGCGCGAGTTCGGCGACAAGACCTACACCTGGGACCAGTGGGAGCGCACCAAGGCGGCCAGCGGCGAGAAGGCCGCCAATGAGGAGCAGGCCGCCGCCGTCGCCGCCGGCAAGATCATCATCAAGGACGCCATCGCCGACATCACCCTGCAGCAGGTGCTGACGCGGCCGAACGAGTTCGACGTGATCGCCACGCTGAACTTGAACGGCGATTACCTCTCCGACGCGCTGGCTGCGCAGGTCGGTGGCATCGGCATCGCCCCGGGCGGCAACGTCAACTACATGACCGGCCACGCCGTGTTCGAGGCCACCCACGGCACCGCGCCGAAGTACGCCAACCTCGACAAGGTCAACCCGGGCTCGGTGATCCTCTCGGGCGAGATGATGCTGCGCTACATGGGCTGGACCGAAGCCGCCGACGCCATCATCAAGTCCATGGACGCCGCCATCGCCGCCAAGACCGTCACCTACGACTTCGCCCGCCTCATGGACGGCGCGACCGAAGTGAAGTGCTCGGAGTTCGCGGACGCGCTGATCAAGGCGATGTAA
- a CDS encoding endonuclease: protein MTLSLRGRLAPACSALAWLCLIAAGSARADVFINEFHYDNDGTDSGERVEVIAPAGTSLSGWTLVLYNGSDGRRYATYSLSGTTASQCGGHGTVVVNVPGIQNGSPDGLALIDASGAVVQLLSYEGGFTATDGPAAGRAATQIAVAETTTTPVGQSLQLAGSGSRASDFAWQAPRAASFGACNSGQTLVAAGGGGSATPLSNGVTRSGLAASAGSSLAFTLSVPAGASNLRFAMSGGSGDADLFVRFGSAPTTSTYDCRPFQTGNAETCSFASPQAGTWHVLIRAYTSFSGLSLASSFDTASAPPSGYYSGVQAGSASALRASLHALIDDHTRIPYTASTTDTWDVLNQAEQDPLNSGRILDVYKNASYAKVAGGNDFYNREHTWPNSLGFPNDGPTNSAYTDLHMLMASDIAYNAARGNKAYDNCPSGCTEYATGAYAGQGGGSGVYPGNSNWSNGSVFEVWRKLKGNVARAMFYMDLRYEGGSHGGTGAAEPDLRLTNDLSLVVGTSGNAAVGYMGRLSTLIQWHQQDPPDEAERLRNALIQTYQGNRNPFIDQPQWVACIYQAVCN from the coding sequence ATGACCCTGTCCCTGCGTGGACGTCTTGCGCCTGCCTGCAGCGCGCTGGCTTGGCTGTGCCTGATCGCCGCGGGCTCCGCCCGCGCCGATGTCTTCATCAACGAGTTCCACTACGACAACGACGGCACTGACAGCGGCGAGCGCGTCGAAGTCATCGCGCCGGCAGGCACCTCGCTGAGCGGCTGGACGCTGGTGCTGTACAACGGCAGCGACGGCCGCCGGTACGCCACGTACAGCCTGTCGGGCACGACCGCCAGCCAGTGCGGCGGCCACGGCACGGTCGTGGTGAACGTGCCGGGCATCCAGAACGGCAGCCCGGACGGGCTGGCTCTGATCGACGCCAGCGGCGCGGTCGTTCAGCTGCTGAGCTATGAGGGCGGGTTCACCGCCACCGATGGCCCGGCCGCTGGCCGCGCGGCCACCCAGATCGCAGTGGCCGAGACCACCACCACGCCGGTCGGGCAGTCCCTGCAGCTTGCCGGCAGCGGCAGCCGCGCCAGCGACTTCGCATGGCAGGCGCCGCGCGCCGCCAGCTTCGGCGCCTGCAACAGCGGCCAGACTCTGGTCGCGGCGGGCGGCGGCGGAAGCGCCACTCCGCTGAGCAACGGCGTGACCCGCAGCGGTCTCGCGGCAAGCGCGGGCAGCAGCCTGGCCTTCACCCTGAGCGTGCCCGCAGGCGCCAGCAACCTGCGCTTTGCGATGAGCGGCGGCAGCGGCGACGCCGACCTCTTCGTGCGCTTCGGCAGCGCGCCGACCACCAGCACCTACGACTGCCGCCCCTTCCAGACCGGCAACGCCGAAACCTGCAGCTTCGCCAGCCCGCAGGCCGGCACCTGGCACGTGCTGATCCGCGCCTACACCAGCTTCAGCGGGCTGAGCCTCGCGTCCAGCTTCGACACGGCGAGTGCGCCGCCGTCGGGCTACTACAGCGGCGTGCAGGCCGGCAGCGCCAGCGCGCTGCGCGCCAGCCTGCATGCGCTGATCGACGACCACACCCGCATCCCCTACACGGCGAGCACCACCGACACCTGGGACGTGCTGAACCAGGCCGAGCAGGATCCGCTCAACAGCGGCCGTATCCTCGACGTCTACAAGAACGCGTCCTACGCCAAGGTGGCCGGCGGCAACGACTTCTACAACCGCGAGCACACCTGGCCGAATTCGCTGGGCTTTCCCAACGACGGCCCGACCAACTCGGCCTACACCGACCTGCACATGCTGATGGCCTCGGACATCGCCTACAACGCGGCCCGCGGCAACAAGGCTTACGACAACTGTCCCAGCGGCTGCACCGAGTACGCGACAGGCGCCTACGCCGGGCAGGGCGGCGGCAGCGGCGTCTATCCAGGCAATTCCAACTGGAGCAACGGCAGCGTGTTCGAGGTCTGGCGCAAGCTCAAGGGCAACGTGGCGCGCGCGATGTTCTACATGGACCTGCGCTACGAAGGCGGCAGCCACGGCGGCACCGGCGCGGCCGAGCCCGATCTGCGCCTGACCAATGACCTGAGCCTGGTGGTTGGCACGTCGGGCAATGCTGCAGTGGGCTACATGGGCCGGCTCAGCACGCTGATCCAGTGGCACCAGCAGGACCCGCCGGACGAGGCCGAGCGTCTGCGCAATGCGCTGATCCAGACCTACCAGGGCAACCGCAATCCCTTCATCGATCAGCCGCAGTGGGTCGCCTGCATCTACCAGGCGGTCTGCAACTGA
- the bioC gene encoding malonyl-ACP O-methyltransferase BioC, which yields MDPRLDLHQVRRAFGRAASDYAAIAVLQREVESRLLEQRVFAKAEPTRILDLGCGPGRASAELRRHYPKAELVAVDLALPMLMEAGRGWRWYTPKAKRFHRVCADARALPFAEQSFDLVFSNLCLQWIEDLPTVLDGLRGLLRPGGLLLFTSFGPDTLFELRSAFAAADDAPHVSSFKPMQAIGDALMSAGFRDPVLDTDRFTLTYREPRELMRELRGIGAGNAWSDRRRSLTGKARMQRVFEAYEGFRSEGLLPATYEVLYAQAFAPEPGQPRRREGGGEIASFPASGLKIRRKV from the coding sequence ATGGACCCCCGCCTCGACCTGCACCAGGTGCGCCGTGCCTTTGGCCGCGCCGCCTCCGACTACGCCGCCATCGCCGTGCTGCAGCGCGAGGTGGAGTCGCGTCTACTGGAGCAGCGGGTGTTCGCCAAGGCCGAGCCCACGCGCATCCTCGACCTCGGCTGCGGCCCGGGCCGCGCCAGCGCCGAGCTGCGCCGGCACTATCCGAAGGCCGAGCTGGTGGCGGTGGACCTGGCCCTGCCGATGCTGATGGAAGCCGGCCGCGGCTGGCGCTGGTACACGCCAAAGGCGAAGCGTTTCCATCGCGTCTGCGCCGACGCACGTGCCCTGCCCTTTGCCGAGCAGAGCTTTGATCTGGTGTTCTCGAACCTCTGTCTGCAGTGGATCGAAGATCTGCCGACCGTGCTCGACGGCCTGCGCGGGCTGCTGCGCCCGGGCGGCCTGCTGCTGTTCACCAGCTTCGGTCCGGACACGCTGTTCGAGTTGCGCTCGGCCTTCGCCGCCGCCGACGATGCGCCGCACGTGTCCAGCTTCAAGCCCATGCAGGCGATCGGCGATGCGCTGATGAGTGCGGGCTTCCGCGACCCCGTCCTCGACACCGACCGCTTCACCCTCACCTACCGCGAACCGCGCGAGCTGATGCGCGAGCTGCGCGGCATCGGCGCCGGCAACGCCTGGTCCGACCGCCGCCGCAGCCTGACCGGCAAGGCGCGCATGCAGCGGGTGTTCGAGGCCTACGAGGGTTTCCGCAGCGAGGGCCTGCTGCCGGCCACCTACGAGGTGCTGTACGCCCAGGCCTTCGCCCCCGAGCCGGGCCAGCCACGCCGGCGCGAAGGCGGCGGCGAGATCGCCAGCTTTCCAGCTTCAGGGCTGAAGATCCGCCGCAAGGTCTGA
- a CDS encoding 2OG-Fe(II) oxygenase, which produces MSHSHNDFIEVYDNALSREQCAALIQRFERCGQLAPGAVGGGVYPELKHSSDVTISAYPEWQDVEQALNMAMLNGLVAYLRRYPHTLIAPLMLQMQDPNSGELRRLDAGDVERMDASQLVPVAQQVFRPGAINLQRYRAGEGGYPYWHCELYPRDPGAESLHRTLLWTVYLNDGFDEGETEFLYQDRKIKPKTGSLLIAPAAFTHTHRGNRPRGGDKYIATSWVLFRRAEQLYPDTAAA; this is translated from the coding sequence ATGAGCCACAGCCATAACGATTTCATCGAGGTCTACGACAACGCGCTCAGCCGGGAGCAGTGCGCCGCGCTGATCCAGCGCTTCGAGCGCTGTGGCCAGCTGGCGCCGGGTGCCGTGGGCGGCGGGGTTTACCCGGAGCTGAAGCACAGCAGCGACGTCACCATCTCCGCCTACCCCGAATGGCAGGACGTTGAACAGGCCCTCAACATGGCGATGCTGAATGGCCTCGTGGCCTACTTGCGCCGCTACCCGCACACCCTGATCGCGCCGCTGATGCTGCAGATGCAGGACCCGAACAGCGGTGAGCTGCGTCGGCTCGACGCCGGCGACGTCGAACGCATGGACGCGAGTCAACTGGTGCCCGTCGCCCAGCAGGTGTTCCGCCCCGGCGCGATCAACCTGCAGCGCTACCGCGCCGGCGAAGGCGGCTATCCCTACTGGCACTGCGAGCTGTATCCGCGCGATCCCGGCGCCGAAAGCCTGCACCGCACCCTGCTGTGGACGGTGTATCTCAACGATGGCTTCGACGAGGGAGAAACCGAGTTCCTTTACCAGGACCGCAAGATCAAGCCGAAAACCGGCAGCCTGCTGATCGCGCCTGCGGCCTTCACCCACACCCACCGCGGTAACCGCCCGCGCGGCGGCGACAAGTACATCGCCACCAGCTGGGTGCTGTTCCGTCGCGCTGAGCAGCTCTACCCAGACACCGCAGCGGCCTGA
- a CDS encoding Bax inhibitor-1 family protein has product MNERPAVPIAAALPVAATNTLVRNTFILLSLVLGVAAVGAGAGLALRIPLGLGMWLVFMALFIGGPFLISRIGNGQAQILATFGWAFAVGLLFSPMIGAYLSIPGGASVVLNALGATAVIFTALAGYAVVSRKNFNFMGGFLMVGLLVLVVAVVANLFLQIPALSLTISGAAVLLMSGFILWDVSRLIHEPNANPIMITVSLFSSIVVLFSHLLNLMNLLSGED; this is encoded by the coding sequence ATGAACGAGCGTCCTGCAGTTCCCATCGCCGCGGCCCTGCCCGTCGCCGCGACCAACACCCTGGTCCGCAACACCTTCATCCTGCTGAGCCTGGTGCTCGGCGTCGCCGCCGTCGGCGCCGGCGCGGGCCTGGCCCTGCGCATTCCGCTGGGCCTCGGCATGTGGCTGGTGTTCATGGCCCTGTTCATCGGCGGGCCCTTTCTGATCTCGCGCATCGGCAACGGCCAGGCGCAGATCCTGGCCACCTTCGGCTGGGCCTTCGCCGTGGGCCTGCTGTTCAGCCCGATGATCGGCGCCTACCTGAGCATCCCCGGTGGCGCGTCGGTGGTACTGAATGCGCTCGGCGCCACCGCGGTGATCTTCACCGCGCTGGCCGGCTATGCCGTGGTCTCGCGCAAGAACTTCAACTTCATGGGCGGCTTCCTGATGGTCGGCCTCCTGGTGCTGGTCGTCGCGGTCGTCGCCAACCTGTTCCTGCAGATCCCGGCGCTGTCGCTGACGATCTCGGGCGCCGCCGTGCTGCTGATGAGCGGCTTCATCCTCTGGGACGTGAGCCGGTTGATCCACGAGCCCAACGCCAACCCGATCATGATCACGGTCAGCCTGTTCTCCAGCATCGTGGTGCTGTTCTCGCACCTGCTGAACCTGATGAACCTGCTCTCCGGCGAAGATTGA
- a CDS encoding type II toxin-antitoxin system RelE/ParE family toxin — translation MIFIETSAFTRRVKELLNDDEYARFQTELACNPSAGAVIEGTGGLRKVRVALAGGGKRGGARVIYYHLDAAAQIRLLLIYSKSESDDLTAAQKAALKRLIEEWK, via the coding sequence ATGATTTTCATCGAAACCAGCGCGTTCACTCGTCGCGTGAAGGAACTGCTGAACGACGATGAGTACGCCCGATTCCAGACAGAGCTTGCGTGCAACCCCAGCGCAGGCGCCGTTATCGAGGGCACAGGAGGCCTTCGCAAAGTGAGAGTGGCCCTGGCAGGCGGCGGAAAGCGAGGAGGAGCACGGGTGATCTATTACCACTTGGACGCTGCTGCCCAAATTCGCCTTCTGCTGATTTATTCGAAGAGCGAATCTGACGATCTGACAGCGGCTCAGAAAGCTGCGCTCAAGCGCCTCATCGAGGAGTGGAAGTAA